The following proteins come from a genomic window of Mycobacterium sp. DL:
- a CDS encoding glutamate synthase-related protein yields MSIGTANALRVASLDDLTPDKPHPVSVGGVDIILIRRGESVSALNGRCPHRGALLADGRIEGDLVVCGVHGWRYDSETGVSPVNRAVALAKFPAWVSGGDVYLDESSVTDFKRADSVAYEDDGYQGRWIKPADSADEPFVTHIHELAAHGLDNVGHHGPMAAMGVPRDQLPKWESIQLVTGQLARLPLLEDEPVDTTTVIGPAAKQPLVLDIPLFVSDMSFGALSEEAKVALSAGAQLAGTGICSGEGGMLPEEQQHNERYFYELASARFGWNFEHLQKVQAFHFKGGQGAKTGTGGHLPGTKVTGKIAEVRGLSEGTAAISPARFPDWTSLDQFRDFAAQVREASGGIPIGYKMSAQQIERDIDAALAIGVDYIILDGRGGGTGAAPTLFRDNISVPTIPALARARRHLTASGAHDVTLAVTGGIRTAADMVKALALGADAIGLSNSALQAIGCVGMRACNSNACPVGIATQQPHLRDRLPVQLAAQRLHRFLHSTVELMVVLARACGHRRLSEFELDDLVTFDRDFAYLSGVPYAGVVPL; encoded by the coding sequence GTGAGTATCGGTACAGCGAATGCACTGCGGGTGGCGTCCTTGGACGACCTGACACCCGACAAACCGCATCCCGTCTCGGTTGGTGGTGTGGACATCATCCTCATCCGCCGAGGCGAGAGCGTGTCCGCCCTCAACGGTCGGTGCCCCCATCGGGGTGCGCTCCTGGCGGACGGGCGTATCGAGGGCGACCTGGTGGTGTGCGGCGTGCACGGTTGGCGATACGACTCCGAGACTGGCGTGTCACCGGTGAACCGCGCGGTAGCGCTCGCCAAGTTTCCCGCCTGGGTGTCAGGCGGCGACGTGTACCTGGATGAGTCGTCGGTGACGGACTTCAAGCGCGCCGACTCGGTGGCCTACGAGGATGACGGCTATCAGGGCCGCTGGATCAAGCCGGCCGACTCCGCCGACGAACCGTTCGTCACACACATCCACGAACTCGCGGCACACGGCCTGGACAACGTCGGCCACCACGGACCGATGGCGGCCATGGGCGTGCCCAGGGATCAATTGCCGAAGTGGGAGTCGATCCAGCTGGTGACCGGGCAACTGGCGCGATTGCCGCTGCTGGAGGACGAGCCGGTCGATACCACGACAGTGATCGGGCCTGCGGCCAAACAGCCACTGGTACTGGATATCCCGCTGTTCGTCAGTGATATGAGCTTTGGAGCGCTCTCGGAGGAGGCCAAGGTCGCTTTGTCCGCGGGCGCGCAGCTGGCCGGCACCGGAATCTGTTCCGGCGAAGGCGGCATGCTTCCCGAAGAGCAGCAGCACAACGAGCGATACTTCTATGAACTTGCCTCCGCCCGTTTCGGGTGGAATTTCGAGCATCTTCAAAAGGTGCAGGCATTTCACTTCAAGGGCGGACAAGGCGCCAAAACCGGCACCGGCGGCCATCTGCCCGGAACCAAGGTGACCGGCAAGATCGCCGAGGTGCGGGGCCTTTCGGAGGGCACGGCTGCGATCTCTCCCGCCCGGTTCCCCGATTGGACCTCGCTCGATCAGTTTCGCGACTTCGCCGCACAGGTGCGAGAGGCGTCCGGGGGAATTCCCATCGGGTACAAGATGAGTGCGCAGCAGATCGAACGCGATATCGACGCGGCTCTGGCGATCGGTGTCGACTACATCATCCTCGACGGGCGCGGTGGTGGAACTGGCGCAGCACCAACTCTGTTCCGCGACAACATCTCCGTACCGACGATCCCGGCACTGGCCAGGGCGCGACGGCACCTGACAGCGTCCGGGGCCCACGACGTCACGCTTGCCGTCACCGGGGGGATTCGTACCGCGGCCGACATGGTCAAGGCTTTGGCGCTGGGCGCAGATGCCATCGGATTGTCCAACTCGGCACTTCAAGCCATCGGATGCGTCGGGATGCGCGCGTGCAACAGCAACGCCTGTCCGGTGGGGATCGCCACGCAGCAGCCCCACCTTCGCGACCGGCTGCCTGTGCAACTTGCCGCGCAGCGCCTGCACCGCTTTCTACACTCCACCGTCGAGCTGATGGTGGTTCTCGCCAGGGCATGTGGCCACCGACGCCTCTCCGAGTTCGAACTCGACGACCTGGTCACGTTCGACCGTGACTTCGCCTATCTCAGCGGAGTCCCCTACGCAGGAGTGGTGCCACTGTGA
- a CDS encoding AAA family ATPase has product MTIVELPAARVEEGLCRVRTEQKAADLLGRRAERDAIGRLLAEAPAGRSGVVVVRGEAGIGKSALLQHARDTAASLGIRVGSSVGVESETQFAFAGLHQLCAPLLDRTETLPDPQRAALSVALGRQGGAPPDRFLVGLAVLNLLAEKGPLLLLVDDAQWLDQASAQVLAFVARRVVAERLVLMFAVRDPCETGGNPLVGLPEVQLAGLGEADARALLTTAVRAPLDRGVRDRIVAEARGNPLALLELPSSVQSAGGFELPDVMSVPRRVEDNFQRRSASLPAETQQLMLVAASEPTGDVALLWRAAKHLGISPEAAVPAETAGLLEIDTRVRFRHPLVRSAVYRAATSPEHRRAHHALAAATDPQADPDRRAWHRAQSVLGTDEEVAAELERSADRALARGGFAAAAAFLRHATDLTPDPAHRARRALDAANAKHCAGAPDAALELLESVDAAQLDALQRARLELLRAQITFHLTQGSEVPGMLLRAAQMLAPLDPSLARETYLQAFDAATFTGSPGIDPGLPEIAEAVMAAPAPLGAPGPADLLLGGLVGVHTHGFEAGAPVLRQALEAFREHVFPVETARAGDAGNWLWLATRTAIGLFEDELVIVLADRYVRLAREAGALATLPAALVVSACARVYTGELALAAELADEAAALSHASGAMPTSIAHTYVGAWRGVDVEATDRDDPGDVEATERTRGIEATVSMCAMAVLHNGRGNYPAAQKAASQACDTDEPSIRWQALHELVEAAARAGDPESASRAMEELSMRAQVSGTEWALGVAARSRALVCNGSDAEERYREAIERLGNCRMGAFLARTHLVFGEWLRREGRRSEAREQLRTAHAFLSEMGAEPFAARAARELRATGEHPRKRTAQPTDGLTAQELTIARLVATGATSREVGAQLFLSPRTIEAHLRNIFRKLGITSRRQLKELPLP; this is encoded by the coding sequence GTGACGATCGTGGAGCTGCCGGCGGCACGGGTGGAGGAGGGACTCTGCCGAGTCCGGACTGAGCAGAAAGCAGCTGACCTGCTGGGGCGTCGCGCAGAGCGTGACGCGATCGGCCGACTCCTCGCCGAGGCGCCGGCGGGACGCAGCGGGGTGGTCGTGGTGCGCGGGGAAGCGGGCATCGGAAAGTCTGCGCTGCTGCAACACGCCCGCGACACCGCCGCCTCGTTGGGGATCCGGGTGGGATCCTCGGTCGGCGTGGAGTCGGAGACGCAGTTCGCATTTGCCGGCTTGCACCAGCTGTGCGCGCCGCTACTCGACCGCACAGAGACGCTGCCAGACCCGCAGCGGGCCGCCCTAAGCGTGGCGTTGGGCCGTCAGGGCGGCGCCCCGCCGGACCGCTTCCTGGTCGGGCTGGCCGTCCTCAACCTCCTCGCCGAGAAGGGACCGCTGCTGTTGCTCGTCGACGATGCCCAGTGGCTGGATCAGGCGTCGGCGCAGGTTCTTGCGTTTGTGGCGCGGCGGGTGGTGGCCGAACGGCTGGTGCTGATGTTCGCGGTGCGCGACCCCTGCGAAACCGGTGGAAACCCGTTGGTCGGCTTGCCCGAGGTGCAACTGGCCGGACTGGGCGAGGCTGATGCTCGGGCGTTGTTGACCACGGCTGTTCGCGCACCGCTCGATCGTGGGGTCCGCGACCGGATCGTCGCCGAGGCACGCGGTAACCCGTTGGCGCTGCTGGAGCTGCCCAGCAGCGTGCAGTCGGCCGGTGGGTTCGAACTCCCCGACGTGATGAGCGTCCCGCGCCGCGTCGAGGACAACTTTCAGCGGCGCTCGGCAAGCCTGCCGGCTGAGACGCAGCAGCTGATGTTGGTGGCTGCTTCGGAGCCGACCGGCGATGTGGCGCTGCTGTGGCGTGCGGCCAAACATCTGGGGATCTCGCCTGAGGCCGCCGTGCCCGCGGAAACCGCAGGGCTGCTTGAGATCGACACCCGAGTTCGGTTTCGTCATCCACTGGTGCGCTCAGCGGTCTACCGTGCCGCCACGTCCCCGGAGCACCGTCGGGCCCACCACGCCCTGGCCGCTGCCACCGATCCGCAGGCCGACCCGGATCGCCGCGCTTGGCACCGCGCGCAGTCGGTGCTGGGCACTGACGAAGAAGTCGCCGCGGAACTGGAGCGTTCGGCTGATCGTGCGCTGGCCCGCGGCGGATTCGCCGCCGCGGCTGCATTCCTTCGGCACGCCACCGATCTGACGCCCGACCCTGCTCATCGGGCGAGACGGGCACTGGATGCCGCCAACGCCAAGCATTGTGCCGGTGCGCCTGACGCCGCCCTGGAACTGCTGGAGAGTGTCGACGCCGCGCAACTGGATGCGCTGCAACGCGCCCGCCTGGAACTGCTCCGAGCCCAAATCACATTCCACCTGACCCAAGGCAGCGAGGTGCCGGGGATGTTGTTGCGCGCCGCTCAGATGTTGGCTCCGTTGGATCCCTCGCTCGCTCGTGAGACCTACCTGCAGGCCTTCGACGCGGCCACCTTCACCGGGAGCCCGGGTATCGACCCGGGCCTGCCGGAGATTGCCGAAGCTGTCATGGCCGCACCGGCGCCGCTGGGAGCGCCAGGACCGGCGGATCTGCTCCTCGGCGGGTTGGTGGGCGTTCATACCCATGGATTCGAAGCCGGTGCGCCCGTCCTCAGGCAGGCTCTGGAGGCGTTCCGCGAGCACGTGTTCCCGGTCGAGACCGCCCGAGCCGGCGACGCCGGGAACTGGCTGTGGCTGGCGACGCGGACCGCTATCGGGCTGTTCGAGGACGAACTGGTCATCGTGTTGGCCGACCGCTACGTGCGACTCGCGCGCGAAGCCGGCGCCCTCGCCACGCTGCCGGCTGCGCTGGTTGTCTCCGCGTGTGCGCGGGTCTACACCGGTGAGCTTGCTCTCGCCGCCGAGTTGGCGGACGAGGCCGCGGCGCTATCACATGCGTCGGGTGCGATGCCTACGAGCATCGCGCACACGTACGTGGGCGCGTGGCGTGGGGTTGATGTCGAGGCCACCGATCGGGACGACCCCGGTGACGTCGAGGCGACAGAACGCACGCGGGGCATCGAAGCCACGGTGTCCATGTGTGCGATGGCGGTGCTCCACAACGGCCGCGGCAACTATCCGGCAGCGCAGAAAGCCGCTTCTCAAGCGTGTGACACGGACGAACCGTCGATCAGGTGGCAGGCGCTGCACGAGCTCGTCGAGGCGGCGGCCCGCGCCGGCGATCCGGAATCGGCTTCTCGCGCAATGGAAGAGCTCAGCATGAGAGCCCAGGTCAGCGGTACCGAATGGGCGCTCGGTGTCGCTGCGCGCTCACGTGCGCTGGTCTGCAACGGATCCGACGCAGAAGAGCGCTATCGCGAAGCGATAGAGCGGTTGGGAAATTGCCGAATGGGCGCCTTCCTGGCCCGCACCCACCTCGTCTTCGGCGAGTGGCTACGCCGGGAAGGCCGCCGTAGTGAGGCCCGCGAACAACTCCGCACCGCGCACGCGTTCCTATCGGAGATGGGCGCAGAGCCGTTCGCCGCCCGCGCCGCCCGCGAACTGCGTGCCACCGGCGAGCATCCACGAAAACGAACCGCTCAACCCACCGACGGGCTCACCGCGCAGGAACTGACCATCGCACGACTCGTCGCGACCGGCGCGACCTCCCGCGAGGTCGGTGCACAACTCTTCCTGAGCCCACGCACCATCGAAGCGCACTTGCGAAACATCTTCCGGAAACTCGGCATCACCTCGCGCCGACAACTCAAGGAGTTGCCCCTGCCGTGA
- a CDS encoding thiamine pyrophosphate-dependent enzyme has protein sequence MTYDNIDHGRNMQWHKAIDSESLDEGEVTVCPVGLKSVALTKLRGEFGAIDNRCPHQGGPLGQGTLENGKIRCPWHGFDFDPFTGEAAGGPDFDVPTYPVEVRADGVYVGTPAPAPHVRTVSDVLVETMTNWGVDTVFGMVGHSNLGMAEAMHRAETEGKLRYFGIRHEGAAAFAASAYGKLTGRPAACFGIAGPGSTNLLTGLYDAKADRAPVLALSGNVDSSVAGKGAFQDIDLLAAFADVSTYSAMVRSGSDHAELMTMALKHAILERGVGHLVLPDEVQVLAAPRQPASDPTGRMPDLRVGPPAPALEEALDRIAAAARPVVVVGAGAKYDMAQVISLAERLNAPILTTFKAKGQISDRHPLACGVLGRSGTPVASWMMNKADLLLVFGASFSNHSGISPYKPTVQVDTDPLMLGRFQPVTVPVLGDVGVTACALAEGLRIHPEIVDQRPEIAERWAVWRTEKARRAVVARGNGRVSAATVFHVLNGLAPENAVMTVDVGNHAYSFGRYFEPTSQAVLMSGYLGSIGFGFPAALGAWAAGPDRPIIAVTGDGGFGQYLAEFTTAVKYDMNITHILLNNGELAKISEEQRSAEYAVWQTSLLNPDFSSLARDCGAYGKRVTDPADVGSVIAEALEHPGPAMVEIMTDPRTH, from the coding sequence GTGACGTACGACAACATCGATCACGGCCGAAACATGCAATGGCATAAAGCGATCGACTCCGAATCCCTCGACGAGGGGGAAGTGACGGTGTGCCCTGTCGGTCTGAAGTCCGTCGCGCTGACGAAACTGCGCGGCGAGTTCGGCGCCATCGACAACCGCTGCCCCCATCAAGGCGGGCCGCTGGGGCAGGGCACCCTGGAGAACGGAAAGATCCGGTGTCCCTGGCACGGCTTCGATTTCGACCCGTTCACTGGTGAAGCCGCAGGCGGACCCGACTTCGACGTCCCAACCTACCCTGTTGAGGTTCGCGCGGACGGGGTCTACGTAGGCACGCCGGCGCCTGCCCCACACGTTCGTACGGTCAGCGACGTGCTGGTCGAGACGATGACCAACTGGGGAGTCGACACGGTATTCGGGATGGTCGGGCACTCGAATCTCGGTATGGCGGAGGCGATGCACCGTGCGGAGACCGAGGGCAAGCTCCGCTACTTCGGCATTCGTCACGAGGGGGCGGCGGCCTTCGCGGCATCGGCCTACGGCAAGCTGACCGGCAGGCCCGCCGCCTGCTTCGGCATCGCCGGGCCAGGTTCCACGAACCTGCTGACCGGTCTGTACGACGCGAAGGCAGACCGTGCACCGGTGCTGGCCCTCTCGGGCAACGTGGATTCGTCTGTTGCAGGCAAAGGCGCCTTCCAGGACATCGACCTGCTCGCCGCGTTCGCCGACGTCTCCACCTATTCGGCCATGGTCCGCTCGGGATCCGACCACGCCGAACTGATGACAATGGCACTCAAGCACGCCATTCTCGAACGCGGAGTCGGGCACCTCGTCCTGCCCGACGAGGTGCAGGTACTCGCGGCGCCGCGACAGCCCGCCTCCGACCCCACTGGGCGGATGCCCGACCTTCGCGTTGGCCCGCCCGCACCTGCGCTCGAGGAGGCTCTCGACCGCATCGCAGCCGCCGCCAGGCCGGTTGTCGTGGTGGGTGCGGGCGCTAAATACGATATGGCACAGGTGATTTCACTTGCCGAACGATTGAACGCCCCGATCCTGACCACGTTCAAAGCCAAGGGGCAGATCTCCGACAGGCATCCACTGGCCTGCGGAGTCCTGGGACGTTCCGGAACACCCGTCGCTTCCTGGATGATGAACAAGGCCGACCTGTTGCTGGTGTTCGGCGCATCGTTTTCGAACCACAGCGGTATCTCGCCCTATAAGCCGACAGTGCAGGTGGACACCGATCCTCTGATGCTCGGCCGGTTCCAGCCTGTAACGGTGCCGGTACTCGGCGATGTGGGGGTCACCGCCTGCGCGTTGGCGGAAGGTCTGCGCATTCACCCGGAGATCGTCGACCAGCGCCCGGAGATCGCCGAACGCTGGGCGGTGTGGCGCACGGAGAAGGCCCGACGTGCGGTTGTAGCGCGGGGCAACGGGCGGGTGTCCGCAGCGACGGTCTTCCACGTGCTGAACGGGCTGGCACCTGAGAACGCCGTCATGACAGTCGACGTGGGCAACCACGCCTACTCGTTCGGGCGGTATTTCGAACCCACGTCACAGGCGGTTCTCATGTCGGGCTATCTCGGTTCGATCGGCTTCGGCTTCCCGGCCGCCCTCGGCGCGTGGGCGGCGGGGCCGGATCGCCCGATCATCGCCGTCACCGGCGACGGTGGATTCGGTCAGTACCTCGCCGAATTCACCACCGCTGTGAAGTACGACATGAACATCACCCACATCCTGCTCAACAACGGCGAACTCGCCAAGATCAGCGAAGAACAGCGCAGCGCCGAGTATGCGGTCTGGCAGACGTCGCTGCTGAATCCCGACTTCTCATCGCTGGCCCGTGACTGCGGCGCCTACGGCAAGCGTGTCACCGATCCGGCCGACGTCGGGTCCGTCATCGCAGAAGCGCTCGAGCACCCCGGACCGGCCATGGTGGAGATCATGACCGACCCGAGAACGCACTAG
- a CDS encoding GntR family transcriptional regulator has translation MKFDQIENDEDSGTAEMSASERVHAALRSRILKGDLRDGQRLVVREIAQTYSVSDLPVREAIRMLQSDGLCVVNRNRGACVTTITPEDIPGAYLLRGEVEALSTRLAGPNLSETDLAKLASMAQDMELLAMQDETEGYVAVNREFHALILARCPYANIRRMVEELTDGHFDYAVIFGVDTRELSRSSSHHNKLVDCLKAGDWHQAGAVSMGRKMEIARTLLIALNRPVPPELYSEAPEAGNDYE, from the coding sequence GTGAAATTCGATCAGATCGAAAATGACGAAGACTCAGGCACAGCCGAAATGAGCGCGTCTGAACGCGTTCACGCGGCGCTGCGGTCGCGCATCCTCAAAGGAGATCTGCGCGACGGCCAACGTCTGGTGGTTCGAGAGATCGCACAGACCTACAGCGTGAGCGACCTGCCCGTGCGCGAAGCCATCCGCATGCTTCAAAGCGACGGACTGTGCGTGGTCAACAGAAACCGCGGCGCTTGCGTCACCACGATCACCCCCGAAGACATCCCAGGCGCCTACCTGCTGCGTGGCGAAGTTGAAGCACTGTCGACAAGGTTGGCAGGCCCGAATCTCTCCGAGACCGACCTGGCGAAACTCGCCTCGATGGCGCAGGACATGGAACTGCTTGCCATGCAGGACGAAACGGAGGGATACGTCGCCGTAAACCGGGAGTTCCACGCGCTGATCCTGGCGCGCTGTCCTTACGCCAACATCCGCCGGATGGTGGAAGAGCTGACTGACGGTCACTTCGACTACGCCGTCATCTTCGGTGTCGACACCCGTGAACTGAGTCGCTCGTCCAGCCATCACAACAAGCTGGTCGACTGCCTCAAAGCAGGCGACTGGCATCAAGCCGGAGCAGTCTCGATGGGCCGCAAGATGGAGATCGCCCGCACTCTGCTCATCGCACTCAACCGTCCGGTCCCACCGGAGCTCTACAGCGAGGCTCCGGAGGCCGGCAATGACTACGAGTAG
- a CDS encoding sigma-70 family RNA polymerase sigma factor — protein MIKLEPAVPQNINGHPSPVPEETDAEVAARFARDVIPLLDKLFGGAMRMTQQRADAEDLVQETMVQAYTGFRTFQQGTNLKAWLFRIQANTHINRYRKRMRRPDEVPADTIHDWQLAADVERSPTALRSAEVEVLESLPDDDIRNALDSLPEAFRMAVYYADVEGLAYKEISAIMSTPLGTVMSRIHRGRSQLRILLVAVAADRGYFRAQHRVVA, from the coding sequence ATGATCAAGCTCGAACCCGCTGTACCTCAAAACATCAACGGCCACCCCAGCCCGGTCCCCGAAGAAACCGACGCTGAAGTGGCGGCGCGTTTCGCGCGTGACGTGATCCCGCTCTTGGACAAGCTGTTTGGCGGGGCTATGCGAATGACCCAACAGCGTGCCGACGCAGAAGACCTGGTGCAGGAGACCATGGTGCAGGCGTACACGGGTTTCAGGACCTTTCAGCAGGGAACAAATCTGAAAGCGTGGCTCTTTCGCATCCAGGCCAACACCCACATCAACCGGTACCGCAAGCGGATGCGCCGGCCCGATGAGGTGCCCGCCGACACGATCCATGACTGGCAGCTGGCCGCCGACGTCGAACGTTCACCAACAGCACTGCGCTCCGCCGAGGTTGAGGTCTTGGAGTCATTGCCCGACGACGACATCAGGAACGCACTGGATTCCTTGCCCGAAGCCTTTCGGATGGCGGTGTACTACGCCGACGTCGAAGGACTCGCCTACAAGGAGATCAGCGCGATCATGAGCACGCCGCTCGGCACCGTCATGTCACGGATCCACCGCGGTCGGTCCCAGCTGCGCATCTTGTTGGTTGCCGTCGCCGCTGACCGCGGGTACTTCCGGGCTCAGCATCGGGTGGTGGCTTGA
- a CDS encoding TetR/AcrR family transcriptional regulator, with amino-acid sequence MPASRNEQSRRAILDASFSMIGELGYDNISIEAIARRAGVSKQTIYRWWPSKGAVILEAATERLGAVVAIPDTGDVVADIRTQLTGILEVITTTGFGPAYRGLIAAGQSDPDLLRTLFDQIIEPSIQDFGSRTALAMQRGEMRTDADWQTLRDLLYGVVEYRLFHSMPLEPGYVDAILEVVFQGVR; translated from the coding sequence ATGCCAGCAAGCCGCAACGAGCAATCGCGTCGGGCCATCCTCGACGCGTCCTTCTCGATGATCGGCGAGCTCGGGTACGACAACATCTCCATCGAGGCGATCGCCAGGCGCGCGGGCGTGAGCAAGCAGACGATCTACCGCTGGTGGCCGTCCAAAGGTGCGGTGATACTCGAAGCTGCGACCGAGAGACTCGGTGCCGTCGTCGCCATCCCCGACACCGGCGACGTCGTCGCCGACATCCGGACCCAGCTGACAGGGATCCTGGAGGTGATCACGACCACCGGCTTCGGTCCTGCATATCGGGGGCTGATCGCCGCCGGCCAGTCCGACCCCGACCTCCTGCGCACCCTCTTCGACCAGATCATCGAACCCAGCATTCAGGACTTCGGCTCCCGGACCGCACTGGCAATGCAGCGTGGCGAGATGCGCACCGACGCCGACTGGCAGACTTTGCGCGACCTGCTGTACGGCGTCGTCGAGTACCGGCTGTTTCATTCGATGCCACTTGAACCCGGATACGTCGACGCCATTCTTGAGGTCGTGTTCCAGGGAGTGCGCTGA
- a CDS encoding nuclear transport factor 2 family protein, which yields MVRSSVVDHRHRFVRTPMARPRPGGDIDRHDGSGRELRKGLSPTRRRPRRCEPCGTEKAGSADSTRSTHISSKTWKQRKSATMDEIPEALSAFLAAVQARDATSAAAQLAEYVILESPIAVEPVVGRERVANVVTQLLDVFDEFIVTEIITGDGHFAVVTNIKIGTTEIDGVDLIGINAEGKVASLSIHLRPLRAVVALQNQLAPALAMPLLTLTEQH from the coding sequence ATGGTCCGTTCCAGCGTTGTCGATCACCGACACCGCTTCGTGCGCACGCCGATGGCTCGGCCGCGACCCGGCGGTGACATAGATCGCCACGACGGTAGCGGTCGCGAACTACGTAAGGGACTTTCACCGACGCGAAGGCGCCCTCGGCGCTGCGAACCTTGTGGCACGGAAAAAGCCGGTTCCGCCGACTCGACCCGAAGCACACACATCTCCAGCAAAACCTGGAAACAACGGAAGTCGGCCACCATGGATGAGATTCCTGAAGCACTCTCGGCATTCTTGGCAGCTGTGCAGGCACGCGATGCCACGAGCGCAGCAGCTCAACTCGCCGAATATGTGATTCTCGAGAGCCCGATCGCCGTTGAGCCAGTCGTCGGACGCGAAAGGGTCGCGAACGTCGTGACTCAGCTCCTCGATGTCTTCGACGAGTTCATCGTCACCGAAATCATCACCGGCGATGGGCATTTCGCAGTTGTAACAAATATCAAGATCGGCACCACCGAGATCGACGGCGTGGATCTGATCGGGATCAACGCCGAAGGCAAGGTCGCCTCGCTGTCGATCCACCTGCGGCCGTTGCGAGCCGTCGTGGCACTCCAGAATCAGCTCGCGCCCGCCCTCGCAATGCCGCTGCTCACACTGACCGAACAGCACTAG
- a CDS encoding MarR family transcriptional regulator — MTPAEAPPSFDGPAPWLTEDERRTWMALHRVSVLLPNELDRQLREDFSLSFVEYYVLVMISEQADRTVRLSRLAFLVNSELSRLSHLIGRLEQRGLVRRAPDPTDGRCTNAILTEAGLTQLKAAAPAHVRAVRRLVFDILDTDQQHAMRDALDGIASNLG, encoded by the coding sequence ATGACACCAGCCGAGGCGCCGCCGTCGTTCGACGGCCCCGCCCCATGGTTGACCGAGGATGAGCGCCGGACCTGGATGGCGCTGCACCGCGTATCGGTGCTGCTTCCCAACGAACTGGATCGTCAGCTGCGCGAGGACTTCTCGCTCAGCTTCGTCGAGTACTACGTCCTCGTCATGATCTCCGAGCAGGCAGATCGCACGGTCAGGTTGAGCAGACTGGCTTTCCTCGTGAACTCCGAGCTGTCGCGGCTCTCCCATCTCATCGGGCGTCTGGAGCAGCGCGGACTGGTTCGCCGGGCGCCTGACCCGACCGACGGTCGCTGCACGAACGCGATCCTGACCGAAGCCGGACTGACTCAACTGAAGGCGGCGGCCCCTGCCCATGTGCGCGCCGTCCGCAGGCTGGTCTTCGACATCCTCGATACCGACCAGCAACACGCGATGCGAGACGCTCTCGACGGGATCGCGTCGAATCTGGGCTAG
- a CDS encoding CoA transferase, which yields MTTSRQPLEGLRVLDLSNLLAGPMSTMHLADYGADVIKVEHPTRGDEMRKWGLQKDGVGLFFKVINRNKRTITIDLGNPQGRDLVRKLAAEVDVVVENFRTGTVERWGIGYDDLAAANPDLIMVHLTGFGRTGPLAHEPGFGSLVEAFAGAAYVNGHDDREPLIQPFGLGDTSAAIFAAFAVMVAVYNRDQGHGGQEIDLGLYEGLFTMLGPQVINYDQLGVIQERYGADNPFVAPRGTYLTRDGHWVAISGSTQATFERICRALELDHLLTDERFSTNALRVANGAALADLLRKSIIGRDRDDLVALARKHQATMGPVNNVADMFTDSQVEARGNLVEIEDPELGPVRMQNVAITFSETPGNVTHTGPEKAAFNDEVFGGLLGLGKEEIERLKDAGVI from the coding sequence ATGACTACGAGTAGGCAGCCGTTGGAGGGCCTGCGGGTGCTCGATCTGAGCAACCTGCTGGCCGGCCCGATGTCGACAATGCACCTGGCCGACTACGGCGCCGATGTGATCAAGGTCGAGCATCCGACTCGCGGCGACGAGATGCGCAAATGGGGACTGCAAAAGGACGGCGTCGGACTTTTCTTCAAGGTCATCAATCGGAACAAGCGCACGATAACCATTGACCTAGGCAACCCCCAGGGACGCGACCTGGTCCGCAAACTGGCCGCCGAAGTCGACGTTGTCGTGGAGAATTTTCGCACCGGAACCGTCGAGCGTTGGGGCATCGGATACGACGATCTTGCGGCCGCCAATCCAGATCTGATCATGGTGCATCTCACGGGGTTCGGGCGCACCGGTCCCTTAGCGCACGAGCCTGGATTCGGTTCGCTGGTCGAGGCTTTCGCCGGCGCCGCCTACGTCAACGGGCACGACGACCGGGAGCCGCTGATCCAACCGTTCGGCCTCGGCGACACCTCCGCAGCCATCTTCGCCGCCTTCGCGGTGATGGTGGCGGTCTACAACCGAGACCAAGGGCACGGTGGCCAAGAGATCGACCTCGGACTGTACGAGGGGTTGTTCACGATGCTCGGTCCACAGGTGATCAACTACGACCAACTGGGAGTTATCCAGGAACGCTACGGGGCCGACAATCCGTTCGTCGCCCCCCGGGGAACGTATCTGACCCGCGACGGGCACTGGGTCGCCATCTCCGGCTCGACGCAGGCGACATTCGAAAGAATCTGCCGGGCACTAGAACTGGACCACCTACTGACTGACGAGCGGTTCTCGACCAACGCTTTGCGCGTTGCAAACGGCGCCGCCCTGGCCGACCTGTTGCGCAAGTCGATAATTGGCCGGGATCGCGACGACCTTGTGGCGCTCGCGCGCAAGCACCAGGCCACCATGGGCCCCGTGAACAACGTCGCGGACATGTTCACAGACAGCCAGGTCGAGGCTCGCGGCAACCTGGTGGAGATCGAGGATCCTGAGCTCGGACCGGTGCGAATGCAGAACGTGGCCATCACTTTCAGCGAGACGCCAGGGAATGTCACTCACACCGGGCCGGAGAAAGCAGCGTTCAACGATGAGGTCTTCGGTGGCCTTCTCGGTCTCGGGAAGGAGGAGATTGAGCGGCTCAAGGATGCCGGAGTCATCTAG